In a single window of the Nicotiana tomentosiformis chromosome 8, ASM39032v3, whole genome shotgun sequence genome:
- the LOC104092712 gene encoding putative pentatricopeptide repeat-containing protein At5g37570, whose amino-acid sequence MAVRFKHPKQSLSLSSEYVNKFIKTQINLSKPTPKLWSDQHNAESFDPYNNNSVQILNLSHPILRILDFCTPKLRHFNQIHAQLIVSGIFQHPLAAGRAVKKLCSSQLTFAHAVKIFENLETPDAFICNTIMKSYVNFNEPEKALVFYHDQMVKNGIFQNNYTFPILVKACADLGMVKEGKKIHAHIVKCGFELDLYTRNVLIHMYSVCWRIGDARKVFDLSSDSDLVTWNTMIDGYVKNGEVSFARCVFDVMPERDVFSWNSMLSGYVGIGDMETANLLFMDMPLRDIVTWNCLLDGYAKVGNVVAARSLFEQMDYQDVVSWTTLMAVYVRQKDYGECLRLFDRLMQGRDIQPNEAILMSVLTACAHFGKLDLGKWIHSYISYSGRIKPDMLLSTALLTMYAKCGEMDLAKEVFIQMPEKSVVSWNSMIMGYGTHGHGEEALETFMEMKKSGVMPNDATFVCVLSACTHSGMVLEGWWYFNVMTRVYRIEPKVEHYGCMVDLLGRAGLTRDSEDLIKNMPMDSGPALWGALLSACKTHSNMELGEIIAKRLIERDPEDIGSYVLLSNIYAAQERWDDVEKVRNMMVVKGIRKEAGSSLFQFANSNMWCFPENVSVHKRNILCSMLNEMGAQIKCQSER is encoded by the coding sequence ATGGCCGTTAGATTTAAACATCCCAAGCAATCCCTCTCCCTTTCTTCAGAATACGTTAATAAGTTCATCAAAACCCAAATAAACCTTTCAAAGCCCACTCCAAAACTCTGGTCTGATCAACATAATGCTGAATCTTTTGACCCATATAACAACAATAGTGTACAGATATTGAATTTAAGCCACCCCATTTTACGTATCTTAGATTTTTGCACCCCAAAATTGAGACATTTTAATCAAATACATGCCCAACTCATAGTTTCAGGCATTTTTCAACACCCTTTAGCTGCAGGTCGAGCAGTGAAGAAACTTTGCTCTTCGCAGCTCACTTTTGCTCATGCTGTAAAGATTTTTGAGAATCTTGAAACCCCAGATGCTTTTATTTGCAATACAATTATGAAAAGTTATGTGAATTTTAATGAACCTGAAAAGGCTTTGGTTTTTTACCATGATCAGATGGTTAAAAATGGGATCTTTCAGAATAATTACACGTTTCCGATATTGGTTAAGGCTTGTGCTGATTTGGGTATGGTAAAAGAAGGTAAAAAGATTCATGCCCATATTGTGAAATGTGGATTTGAGTTGGATTTGTATACTAGGAATGTTTTGATTCATATGTATTCAGTTTGTTGGCGGATTGGTGATGCACGGAAGGTGTTTGATTTAAGTTCTGACTCAGATTTGGTGACTTGGAATACTATGATTGATGGGTATGTGAAAAATGGAGAAGTAAGTTTTGCGcgttgtgtttttgatgttatgcCTGAAAGGGATGTTTTTAGTTGGAATTCCATGTTATCTGGATATGTGGGGATTGGAGATATGGAGACTGCAAATTTACTGTTTATGGATATGCCTTTGAGGGATATTGTTACTTGGAATTGTTTGCTCGATGGGTATGCTAAAGTTGGAAATGTTGTAGCTGCCCGTTCTCTGTTTGAGCAGATGGATTATCAGGATGTAGTTTCTTGGACTACTTTAATGGCTGTTTATGTGAGACAGAAGGACTATGGGGAATGTTTGAGATTGTTTGATAGATTGATGCAGGGAAGAGATATTCAGCCAAATGAGGCAATTCTTATGAGTGTTTTGACAGCTTGTGCACATTTTGGGAAACTTGATCTAGGAAAGTGGATACATTCTTATATAAGTTATAGTGGGAGGATTAAGCCTGACATGTTGCTTTCAACTGCCCTGTTGACAATGTATGCCAAGTGCGGGGAGATGGATTTGGCGAAGGAGGTATTCATTCAGATGCCAGAGAAAAGTGTTGTGTCGTGGAACTCTATGATCATGGGTTATGGAACCCATGGTCACGGTGAGGAAGCACTTGAAACATTCATGGAGATGAAAAAAAGTGGAGTGATGCCTAATGATGCTACGTTCGTTTGTGTTCTAAGTGCATGTACTCACTCAGGGATGGTATTAGAGGGCTGGTGGTATTTTAATGTGATGACTAGAGTTTATAGAATCGAGCCGAAAGTTGAGCACTACGGTTGCATGGTTGATCTTCTTGGGCGAGCTGGTTTGACGAGAGATTCTGAAGACCTTATCAAGAATATGCCTATGGACTCTGGACCGGCATTATGGGGAGCTTTGCTTTCAGCTTGCAAGACCCACTCAAATATGGAACTTGGTGAGATCATAGCCAAGAGATTAATTGAGAGGGATCCAGAGGATATTGGATCCTATGTGCTTCTATCCAACATATATGCTGCGCAAGAGAGATGGGATGACGTGGAGAAGGTGAGAAATATGATGGTTGTAAAAGGAATTAGAAAGGAAGCAGGATCTAGCCTATTCCAATTTGCAAACTCGAACATGTGGTGTTTTCCAGAAAATGTTTCAGTACACAAGAGAAATATACTGTGTTCCATGTTGAATGAGATGGGAGCTCAAATCAAATGCCAGAGTGAAAGGTGA
- the LOC104092711 gene encoding expansin-like B1 produces the protein MAPLQLLAVFAASFIFMQTLGNSQTCLDCFVHSRAAHYPNSEEKGTETGSCGFGTFGATINGGDVSAASDLFRNGLGCGACYQVRCTNSNYCSDKGVTVVITDQGAGDRTDFILSKRAFARMAQTTDAAASLLSFGVVDIEYRRVSCSYPDKNITIKIEESSDNPHYLAFVIWYQQGKKDITAVQLCETQNFVCKLLDRTRGAVWTTTSPPRGPLQIRMLLSVDDGDETWVVAVNNIPENWKAGDTYDSGIQVDA, from the exons ATGGCTCCTCTTCAACTTCTTGCAGTCTTTGCAGCATCTTTTATCTTCATGCAAACTCTGGGAAATTCTCAGACATGCCTGGATTGTTTCGTTCATTCTCGTGCAGCCCACTATCCAAATTCAGAAGAAAAAGGAACAGAAA CTGGGAGTTGTGGATTTGGTACTTTTGGAGCAACAATCAATGGCGGAGATGTGTCAGCAGCATCAGACCTCTTTCGAAATGGTCTAGGATGTGGTGCATGCTACCAG GTGAGGTGCACCAATAGTAACTATTGTTCTGATAAAGGAGTGACTGTAGTTATAACAGACCAAGGAGCAGGTGATCGCACAGACTTTATTCTAAGTAAGCGAGCCTTTGCTCGTATGGCTCAGACGACAGATGCTGCTGCTTCTCTATTATCATTTGGTGTGGTGGATATCGAGTATAGAAG GGTCTCTTGCAGCTATCCAGACAAAAATATTACAATCAAGATTGAAGAGAGCAGCGACAATCCTCATTACTTGGCTTTTGTGATATGGTATCAACAAGGCAAAAAGGATATTACCGCTGTGCAACTATGCGAG ACACAAAATTTTGTATGCAAGCTGTTGGACAGGACACGTGGAGCAGTGTGGACTACTACTTCACCTCCAAGGGGACCTTTGCAAATCAGAATGCTATTGAGTGTTGATGATGGAGATGAGACCTGGGTTGTTGCTGTCAATAATATACCTGAGAACTGGAAAGCTGGTGACACATATGACTCAGGAATACAAGTGGATGCATAA